From Chryseobacterium shandongense, the proteins below share one genomic window:
- a CDS encoding 7-cyano-7-deazaguanine synthase, producing the protein MNLKKGVILVSGGLDSTTLCYLFIKEKIEFVPLIINYGQHCFETELERLKDVLPSQYLDKLEIIDISEVYKYSTSKFIQPVNLWEEKISADDLYIPYRNVLILTVAASFARTLDFNYVYSAFINSNHAKEIDCSNDFFNNLENLLSDYGSVKIEMPFRNFSKFDVAKLGVELGAPIGRTFSCQASPVIPCGACPNCVDRLDALKKLVE; encoded by the coding sequence ATGAATTTAAAAAAAGGAGTAATATTAGTTTCAGGTGGACTTGACTCTACTACATTATGTTATCTATTCATAAAAGAAAAAATAGAATTCGTCCCATTGATCATTAATTATGGGCAACACTGTTTTGAAACTGAACTTGAAAGGCTTAAAGATGTTTTACCATCTCAATATCTTGATAAACTTGAAATAATTGACATCTCGGAAGTGTATAAATATTCAACTTCAAAATTTATACAACCTGTAAATTTATGGGAAGAAAAAATATCTGCAGATGATTTGTATATCCCTTATCGAAATGTTCTAATTTTGACCGTTGCTGCATCTTTCGCTAGGACTTTAGATTTTAATTATGTCTACTCAGCATTTATAAATAGTAACCATGCTAAAGAGATTGACTGCTCAAATGATTTTTTCAATAACCTTGAAAATCTTTTAAGTGATTATGGCTCTGTTAAAATTGAAATGCCATTCAGAAATTTTTCTAAATTTGATGTCGCAAAATTAGGTGTTGAATTGGGAGCTCCAATTGGCCGTACATTTTCTTGCCAAGCATCACCTGTTATACCATGTGGAGCGTGTCCTAATTGTGTTGATAGATTAGATGCATTAAAAAAACTAGTTGAATGA
- a CDS encoding nucleoside 2-deoxyribosyltransferase: MHKVCLVGDVIVDVTLKNKNEDLKMRFGGIIHSARAFWAIGHEFGLGYISPTYLDTRIFDFSTHWNNPKLIKVADTLNAPNLILNEEAREVGDQGYELILREEIEYKYHDFDFDKFEKVLITSGQFDIQKILNRTEGKQVSIELANLDYQQLLDLNYKFNNIYISTSSHIFKSFIESHSFTFEAFSALFKDICSILIFKENRGGTRVYNFSENKTYQVSSQTKPIQHSVGVGDVFNAIFEASIYNDIQKDLALSSFVAMEYASTTFPVNFKNSVEQLLKTNIDDLVNLQGVILNWEKRNAINIYIAAPDFDFVDTKLIDKLEQSLTYHNFSPRRPVKENGQMKEDDTMEQKKEFYIKDHEILKDCKIVIAALLYNDPGTLVEIGIASERKIPVLLYDPYNIAKNCMLTNSCKIVTSNMDEIISEVFTISSDL, translated from the coding sequence ATGCATAAGGTTTGCTTAGTTGGGGATGTTATTGTTGATGTAACTTTAAAAAATAAAAATGAAGACCTCAAAATGAGGTTTGGAGGAATTATTCATTCCGCCAGAGCTTTTTGGGCTATCGGTCACGAATTTGGGCTAGGTTACATTTCTCCTACCTATCTTGATACTCGAATATTCGATTTTTCAACACATTGGAATAATCCTAAATTAATTAAGGTTGCCGATACATTAAACGCTCCTAATTTAATTTTGAATGAAGAAGCAAGAGAAGTAGGTGACCAAGGATATGAATTAATCTTAAGGGAGGAAATTGAATATAAGTATCACGATTTTGATTTTGACAAGTTTGAAAAAGTTCTCATCACATCGGGACAATTTGATATACAGAAAATTTTAAATAGAACAGAAGGTAAACAAGTTAGCATTGAATTAGCCAATCTTGATTATCAACAACTATTAGATTTAAATTATAAATTTAATAATATATACATATCAACATCTAGTCATATTTTCAAGTCTTTTATCGAATCTCATTCGTTCACTTTTGAAGCCTTTTCTGCATTATTCAAAGATATATGCAGCATTCTAATATTTAAAGAAAATCGAGGAGGAACAAGGGTTTATAATTTTAGTGAAAACAAAACATATCAAGTATCTTCTCAAACAAAACCTATCCAACATTCTGTTGGTGTAGGGGACGTATTCAATGCAATTTTTGAAGCCAGTATTTACAATGACATTCAGAAAGATTTGGCTCTTTCTTCATTTGTTGCCATGGAATACGCAAGTACAACCTTTCCTGTAAATTTTAAAAATTCTGTTGAACAATTATTAAAAACAAACATTGATGATTTAGTAAACCTACAAGGAGTTATATTAAATTGGGAAAAGAGAAATGCCATTAACATTTACATTGCTGCACCAGATTTTGATTTTGTTGATACTAAATTGATTGATAAACTTGAGCAAAGTTTGACTTATCATAATTTTTCGCCTCGAAGACCTGTTAAAGAAAATGGGCAAATGAAAGAAGATGATACTATGGAACAGAAAAAAGAATTTTATATTAAAGACCATGAAATTCTTAAAGACTGTAAAATAGTTATCGCTGCCCTCTTATATAATGACCCCGGCACTCTAGTTGAAATAGGAATCGCATCCGAAAGAAAAATTCCAGTATTACTTTATGACCCATATAATATTGCAAAAAACTGCATGCTAACAAATTCTTGTAAAATTGTAACAAGCAATATGGATGAAATTATCAGCGAAGTATTCACAATTAGCTCTGATTTATGA
- a CDS encoding RloB family protein yields MAKQDKKVTESRKAEEHKQRMLDAKARRRAGTTLERPEPSLEIKPSILIYCEGENTEPSYFNKFKVSSATIEAFGEGKNTLSLVKEAIKIAKKAKEDGRPFDQIWCVFDADPKPDNPKQLQNFNDAVALCNTTGLYKAYSHQAFEYWLILHFEDHQGGAMPRTDYDKKLNDYLKPYGISYDGYGSKIVTSEIFKVLFEQMGTGKNGEIITRCDIATKRADNIYKNHAPHHNPGKEESSTLVYELVKELLKYA; encoded by the coding sequence ATGGCAAAACAGGATAAAAAAGTGACCGAGTCACGAAAGGCAGAAGAGCACAAACAAAGAATGCTAGATGCCAAAGCGCGACGAAGAGCTGGTACAACATTGGAAAGACCTGAGCCTAGTTTAGAGATTAAGCCATCAATACTAATATACTGCGAGGGAGAAAATACAGAGCCTAGTTATTTTAATAAATTTAAAGTATCAAGTGCTACTATTGAAGCATTTGGAGAAGGTAAAAACACATTATCACTAGTTAAAGAAGCTATTAAGATTGCAAAAAAAGCAAAAGAGGATGGCAGACCGTTTGATCAGATCTGGTGTGTTTTTGACGCAGACCCAAAGCCGGATAATCCGAAGCAATTACAAAACTTTAATGATGCTGTAGCTCTATGTAATACCACTGGTCTTTACAAAGCTTATTCACATCAAGCATTTGAATATTGGTTGATTCTTCATTTTGAAGACCATCAAGGTGGCGCGATGCCTAGAACAGACTATGATAAAAAATTAAATGACTATTTGAAGCCATATGGGATTTCCTATGATGGATATGGCAGTAAAATCGTTACATCTGAAATATTCAAAGTACTTTTTGAGCAGATGGGGACTGGTAAGAATGGAGAAATTATAACCAGATGCGACATCGCCACGAAAAGAGCTGATAACATTTATAAAAATCACGCTCCTCATCATAACCCTGGAAAAGAAGAATCTTCAACATTGGTATATGAACTTGTTAAGGAGCTTTTAAAATATGCATAA
- a CDS encoding AAA family ATPase: MLKSSKDSQEGEKINVQPFRLNSRSAKDVSEFEMTFIIDKTIYRYGFEVNQEIVTAEWLYYRPAKKEIELFYRTGQSIEFDKKRLDKVSLILDFDILRKNSLMLSVLAQFNSDKAIIILNYFRTMNCISGLVERGYRGSSITKVKEDENKRKQIIDLLRSADLGIEDLRYVNLIETFDNKTQKSIADIQDKVNDIDPHMFASIATKHQVYDDDNNPDGFVEFSMSEEESNGTQKYFYLAGLILDALEQGMILIVDELDSKLHPNLVAKIVSLFNSKITNPKNAQLIFNTHDTNLLSSGIFRRDQIWFISKDRYGASKLYSLADFKTDTVRKKEPFEENYIRGKYGATPFLNEFNYITEQILNNNGKTG, encoded by the coding sequence ATACTTAAATCATCAAAAGATTCACAGGAAGGCGAAAAAATTAACGTCCAACCTTTTCGACTTAATTCTAGATCAGCGAAAGATGTGTCCGAATTTGAAATGACTTTTATTATAGATAAAACCATTTACAGGTATGGTTTTGAAGTAAATCAAGAAATAGTTACTGCTGAATGGTTATATTACAGACCAGCTAAAAAAGAAATAGAACTTTTTTACAGAACTGGTCAATCTATTGAGTTTGACAAGAAGCGCCTTGACAAAGTTTCACTTATTTTAGATTTTGACATCCTCAGAAAAAATTCATTAATGCTATCTGTTCTAGCTCAATTTAACAGTGATAAAGCCATTATAATACTAAACTATTTCAGAACTATGAACTGCATTTCGGGTCTCGTAGAAAGGGGATATCGTGGGAGCTCTATTACAAAGGTAAAAGAGGATGAAAATAAAAGAAAACAGATCATAGATCTATTAAGAAGTGCAGATTTGGGCATTGAAGATCTTCGCTATGTAAACTTAATTGAGACATTTGACAACAAAACTCAAAAAAGTATAGCTGATATCCAAGACAAAGTGAATGATATTGATCCTCATATGTTTGCTAGTATTGCCACCAAACATCAAGTATATGACGATGACAATAACCCAGATGGCTTTGTTGAATTTTCTATGTCTGAAGAAGAATCAAATGGTACACAAAAATATTTTTATCTTGCTGGTCTTATACTCGATGCACTTGAGCAAGGTATGATACTCATTGTTGATGAACTTGATTCTAAGCTTCATCCTAATTTAGTTGCAAAGATCGTTTCACTGTTCAACTCAAAAATTACCAATCCTAAGAATGCACAATTAATATTCAACACTCACGACACTAATCTATTGAGTTCGGGCATATTTCGTCGTGATCAGATATGGTTCATTTCCAAAGATCGATATGGAGCATCAAAGCTATATTCTTTAGCCGATTTTAAAACTGACACAGTTCGTAAAAAAGAACCATTTGAGGAAAATTACATTAGAGGTAAATATGGAGCTACTCCATTTTTGAATGAATTCAATTACATAACTGAACAAATCCTAAATAACAATGGCAAAACAGGATAA
- a CDS encoding helix-turn-helix domain-containing protein: MERSTPNYKRIFEDIISRKCPEKYSLCAHILNKDEISAMDVLRLNDIVFDKNGSAKSTNQKHKSYDHETIHKVLDYQKENNLSNVAVSKHFNVSRSTISKWRKTFSSPQRNAFL, translated from the coding sequence ATGGAAAGATCAACGCCCAATTACAAAAGGATTTTCGAAGACATTATCAGCAGAAAGTGCCCTGAAAAATACAGTCTATGCGCACATATCCTAAATAAAGATGAAATATCTGCAATGGATGTCTTGAGATTGAATGATATTGTCTTTGATAAAAATGGCAGTGCTAAAAGTACCAATCAAAAGCACAAAAGCTATGATCATGAGACAATCCATAAAGTTCTGGACTATCAGAAAGAAAATAATCTCAGCAATGTTGCTGTCTCAAAGCACTTCAACGTAAGCAGAAGCACAATAAGCAAATGGAGAAAAACTTTTTCTTCCCCACAAAGAAACGCTTTTTTGTAA
- a CDS encoding sensor histidine kinase: MKCFCVLLLVLSFVRISAQQENYYEKWYNADETKLPQNTIKSIVKDKYGFIWLSTENGIVRFDGKNFLTYDIHLPSVENRPMMIDGSADDDWLFTFYHSGDIPSLITKRGFSVIADKNSSIFKQLRPHGPENLWKVLKDESSDKIQKGRYYFYISKREFYYLDNYRLFYQKNGKSRLIRDLDGYTYFRFFVLGTDLFYFKENSLIEKIEKTGEIREYETGIPQKNVDFFINNANKQLLIRDDNKIYLIEHKNNTVTCTLICSSKTLRGLSITCMYYDSITRTLIVGTISKGFLIVRKNFINAYSTPKKATFHALTVFNDKEVITGEGDIFNADGYVKSFPFPNKDKYGILPIGRQEEFVLKSEHDIILWSRGKATTIRSFGKDTAVRSISSTGGSKIWISLASDKNLIGYIIIKNQKIIKEKFYTINVPVRGIAQVSNDEFLLAAYNGLYLFNEKKSTRKTLVKDINFRSINNNRDNLFWIQTYGKGLYLYKDGRIYSPPQKNNVLSSVHSVIDDGLGYYWLSSNQGLFQVKKQNFINSYLQGNSGVYIHKYSQKDGLRTSEFNGGANINGLVNDGFIVFPSMNGIVYVDARNSSPVMSGKDYYLDRIAVNEKEKNISGILNLENNFGYIKIFVDYTNFGNPGNDYIEYKIDDNKWLPLPENRIISINSLSNGKHEIQVRKLKDFSMDYHYKTLEILVKPAFWETTWFKLFAVVVLLLIFYSLYRIRLKQTEKESVILNSKIDERTRELKETIGSLSKTREELYAQLYRQKKLVAAISHDIKSPLKFINMSTEILMDSIDDTCDEKKVIGSIKESSAQILKFIDSTINYNKIFIYDNYKTKENIMLREFIFQRMLLFANTAEFKSIQIQNNIGTNHFVVSNPDVLSIVIHNILDNAIKYTDQGFIYIYGISNECRYDLVIEDTGLGMPEEELAKLKQAQDFSGSRLGMKIVKELLPLIDVCFDIESKKGEGTKMILTFAL; encoded by the coding sequence ATGAAATGTTTTTGCGTACTATTACTTGTTCTCTCATTCGTAAGAATATCTGCACAGCAGGAAAATTATTACGAAAAATGGTATAATGCTGATGAAACCAAACTTCCTCAAAATACTATAAAATCAATAGTGAAAGATAAATATGGATTCATATGGCTTTCTACTGAGAATGGTATTGTAAGGTTTGACGGGAAGAATTTTCTTACCTATGATATCCATTTGCCATCAGTCGAAAACAGGCCAATGATGATTGATGGCTCGGCAGATGACGACTGGCTTTTCACATTTTACCATTCTGGTGACATTCCTTCTCTGATTACGAAAAGAGGTTTTTCAGTGATTGCAGATAAGAACTCTTCTATTTTTAAACAATTGAGACCTCACGGCCCGGAAAATCTCTGGAAGGTTTTAAAAGACGAAAGTTCGGATAAAATTCAAAAGGGGAGGTACTACTTCTATATTTCAAAAAGAGAGTTTTATTATCTCGATAATTACAGGCTTTTTTATCAAAAAAACGGCAAAAGCCGCTTGATTAGAGATTTGGACGGATATACTTATTTTCGATTTTTTGTGTTGGGAACTGATCTGTTTTATTTTAAGGAAAATTCACTTATTGAAAAAATAGAAAAAACAGGAGAAATAAGAGAGTATGAAACAGGAATACCCCAAAAAAACGTAGATTTTTTTATTAATAATGCAAATAAACAGCTCCTGATCAGAGATGATAATAAAATCTATTTAATTGAGCATAAGAATAATACTGTAACATGCACTCTTATCTGCAGCAGCAAGACTCTTCGAGGGCTTTCTATTACATGTATGTACTATGATAGCATCACAAGGACGCTGATTGTTGGCACCATTTCCAAAGGATTTTTAATAGTCAGGAAAAATTTTATCAATGCATACAGTACTCCTAAAAAAGCAACATTTCATGCTTTAACCGTTTTTAATGATAAAGAAGTGATTACCGGTGAAGGTGATATTTTCAATGCAGATGGTTATGTTAAAAGTTTTCCTTTTCCTAATAAAGATAAATATGGGATCCTTCCGATTGGAAGGCAGGAGGAATTTGTTTTGAAAAGTGAACACGACATCATTCTTTGGTCTCGAGGCAAAGCTACCACAATCCGGTCTTTTGGTAAAGATACCGCAGTTAGGAGTATAAGCAGCACCGGCGGAAGTAAGATATGGATTTCTCTTGCATCGGATAAGAATCTTATTGGTTATATCATCATTAAAAATCAAAAAATTATCAAAGAAAAGTTTTACACCATTAACGTACCGGTAAGAGGGATCGCCCAGGTCAGCAATGACGAGTTTCTTCTCGCTGCGTACAACGGACTTTACCTGTTTAACGAAAAGAAAAGCACAAGAAAAACACTTGTAAAAGACATAAATTTCAGAAGTATTAATAACAACAGGGATAATCTTTTTTGGATACAGACTTATGGAAAAGGGCTTTATTTATACAAAGACGGCAGAATATATTCCCCACCTCAAAAAAACAATGTTCTGTCTTCTGTACATAGTGTGATAGATGACGGACTAGGATATTACTGGCTTTCCTCAAACCAAGGTCTTTTTCAGGTTAAGAAACAAAATTTTATAAATTCTTATCTTCAGGGAAATTCCGGTGTTTATATTCATAAATACAGCCAAAAAGACGGTCTCAGGACCTCGGAATTTAATGGTGGAGCAAATATCAATGGATTAGTCAATGATGGCTTTATTGTGTTCCCTTCTATGAATGGAATCGTTTATGTTGATGCCAGAAATTCCTCACCAGTCATGTCTGGTAAAGATTACTATTTAGACAGAATTGCCGTCAATGAAAAGGAAAAAAATATTTCGGGAATTCTAAATCTCGAAAACAATTTCGGATATATAAAAATTTTTGTAGACTATACTAACTTCGGAAACCCTGGAAATGATTATATTGAATATAAAATAGATGATAACAAATGGCTGCCACTGCCTGAAAACCGAATCATAAGCATTAATTCCCTTTCCAACGGGAAGCATGAGATTCAGGTAAGGAAATTAAAAGATTTCTCTATGGATTATCATTATAAAACATTAGAGATACTGGTGAAACCTGCATTCTGGGAAACTACCTGGTTCAAATTATTTGCAGTTGTTGTGTTGCTTTTGATATTCTACTCATTATATAGGATAAGGCTGAAACAAACCGAAAAGGAATCTGTCATTCTTAATTCTAAAATTGATGAACGCACCAGAGAGCTTAAAGAAACGATTGGCTCTCTATCCAAAACGAGGGAAGAACTTTATGCACAGCTTTACCGGCAAAAAAAGCTTGTGGCAGCAATAAGCCACGATATAAAAAGTCCTCTTAAATTTATTAATATGAGTACCGAAATTCTCATGGATAGTATTGATGATACGTGTGATGAAAAAAAAGTAATTGGATCCATCAAAGAATCTTCTGCGCAGATACTCAAATTTATAGATTCCACCATTAATTACAATAAAATTTTTATATACGACAATTATAAAACTAAGGAAAACATAATGTTGCGGGAATTTATTTTCCAAAGAATGTTGCTATTTGCAAATACTGCCGAGTTTAAATCAATACAGATTCAGAATAATATCGGTACAAACCATTTCGTGGTAAGCAATCCTGATGTTTTAAGCATAGTCATTCACAACATATTGGATAATGCCATCAAATACACCGATCAGGGTTTTATTTATATTTATGGCATTTCCAACGAATGTCGTTACGATCTGGTGATTGAAGACACAGGACTTGGAATGCCGGAAGAAGAGCTTGCAAAGTTGAAACAGGCTCAGGATTTCTCAGGTTCCAGATTGGGAATGAAAATTGTTAAAGAACTTTTACCGCTTATTGATGTATGTTTTGATATTGAAAGTAAAAAAGGGGAAGGAACAAAAATGATTTTAACATTTGCGTTGTAA